A window of the Cicer arietinum cultivar CDC Frontier isolate Library 1 chromosome 6, Cicar.CDCFrontier_v2.0, whole genome shotgun sequence genome harbors these coding sequences:
- the LOC101509755 gene encoding transcription initiation factor TFIID subunit 15 isoform X2, translating to MASIAGKFAPSNGSIYVCNLPYGTDDNMLAEYFGTIGVIKKDKRTGRPKIWLYRDKETDEPKGDATVTYEDPHAAVAAVEWFNNKDFHGNTIGVYIAESKNKDDQTYNPVVEPGVADNVVGPEETEGDANGVSGRGRGLIDASGKPWQQEGDWLCPNTSCSNVNFAFRGACNRCGTARPAGASGVAGGGGRGRGRSGQDSGGIGRPVGATAGLFGPNDWPCPMCGNINWAKRLKCNICNTNKPGHNEGGVRGGRAGGYKELDEEEIEETKRRRRQAEDDGELYDEFGNLKKKFRAKTQQAEAARVLPGSGRAGWEVEELGIDRDAREKSRDRGRDYDDGEHRSREQNEKERQSSRNRERDRGRDRDRDYGRDRDRNRHRY from the exons ATGGCAAGCATTGCTGGAAAATTTGCTCCTTCTAATGGGTCTATCTATGTGTGCAACTTGCCTTATGGGACCGACGATAATATGTTGGCTGAATATTTTGGCACCATTGGAGTAATAAAG AAAGATAAACGTACAGGGAGACCTAAAATATGGTTATACCGAGACAAAGAGACTGATGAACCAAAGGGAGATGCTACTGTAACATATGAGGATCCGCATGCTGCTGTGGCTGCTGTTGAATGGTTTAACAACAAGGATTTTCATGGCAATACAATTGGAGTTTATATAGCGGAGTCAAAAAACAAGGACGACCAAACATATAATCCAGTAGTTGAGCCGGGTGTTGCTGATAATGTTGTTGGACCGGAGGAAACTGAAGGTGATGCTAATGGTGTTAGTGGAAGAGGTAGAGGGCTAATTGATGCTTCTGGCAAACCATGGCAACAAGAGGGCGATTGGTTGTGTCCGAATACAAG TTGCTCCAATGTGAATTTCGCTTTTCGTGGTGCGTGTAATCGCTGTGGAACTGCTCGCCCAGCTGGTGCTTCTGGTGTTGCAGGAGGAGGTGGCCGTGGCAGGGGACGTTCTGGACAAGATTCAGGGGGTATTGGCCGTCCAGTTGGTGCAACTGCAGGACTTTTTGGTCCCAATGACTGGCCGTGTCCAAT GTGTGGCAACATCAATTGGGCAAAGCGGTTAAAATGCAATATTTGCAATACAAACAAGCCTGGGCACAACGAGGGTGGTGTAAg AGGAGGTCGAGCTGGAGGTTACAAAGAGCTTGATGAAGAGGAAATTGAAGAAACTAAACGCCGCCGGAGGCAGGCTGAA GATGATGGTGAGCTGTATGATGAATTTGGAAACCTTAAGAAGAAATTCCGTGCCAAAACACAGCAAGCTGAAGCTGCACGAGTGCTTCCTGGTTCAGGGCGTGCTGGTTGGGAGGTCGAGGAACTAG GGATTGACAGAGATGCTAGAGAAAAAAGCAGAGACAGAGGAAGGGACTATGATGATGGAGAGCACAGGAGCAGAGAGCAAAATGAAAAGGAGAGGCAAAGCAGTCGTAATAGAGAGAGGGACAGGGGAAGAGATCGAGACAGGGATTATGGGCGAGATCGGGACCGAAATAGACACCGATATTAA
- the LOC101509755 gene encoding transcription initiation factor TFIID subunit 15 isoform X1 has product MASIAGKFAPSNGSIYVCNLPYGTDDNMLAEYFGTIGVIKKDKRTGRPKIWLYRDKETDEPKGDATVTYEDPHAAVAAVEWFNNKDFHGNTIGVYIAESKNKDDQTYNPVVEPGVADNVVGPEETEGDANGVSGRGRGLIDASGKPWQQEGDWLCPNTSSCSNVNFAFRGACNRCGTARPAGASGVAGGGGRGRGRSGQDSGGIGRPVGATAGLFGPNDWPCPMCGNINWAKRLKCNICNTNKPGHNEGGVRGGRAGGYKELDEEEIEETKRRRRQAEDDGELYDEFGNLKKKFRAKTQQAEAARVLPGSGRAGWEVEELGIDRDAREKSRDRGRDYDDGEHRSREQNEKERQSSRNRERDRGRDRDRDYGRDRDRNRHRY; this is encoded by the exons ATGGCAAGCATTGCTGGAAAATTTGCTCCTTCTAATGGGTCTATCTATGTGTGCAACTTGCCTTATGGGACCGACGATAATATGTTGGCTGAATATTTTGGCACCATTGGAGTAATAAAG AAAGATAAACGTACAGGGAGACCTAAAATATGGTTATACCGAGACAAAGAGACTGATGAACCAAAGGGAGATGCTACTGTAACATATGAGGATCCGCATGCTGCTGTGGCTGCTGTTGAATGGTTTAACAACAAGGATTTTCATGGCAATACAATTGGAGTTTATATAGCGGAGTCAAAAAACAAGGACGACCAAACATATAATCCAGTAGTTGAGCCGGGTGTTGCTGATAATGTTGTTGGACCGGAGGAAACTGAAGGTGATGCTAATGGTGTTAGTGGAAGAGGTAGAGGGCTAATTGATGCTTCTGGCAAACCATGGCAACAAGAGGGCGATTGGTTGTGTCCGAATACAAG CAGTTGCTCCAATGTGAATTTCGCTTTTCGTGGTGCGTGTAATCGCTGTGGAACTGCTCGCCCAGCTGGTGCTTCTGGTGTTGCAGGAGGAGGTGGCCGTGGCAGGGGACGTTCTGGACAAGATTCAGGGGGTATTGGCCGTCCAGTTGGTGCAACTGCAGGACTTTTTGGTCCCAATGACTGGCCGTGTCCAAT GTGTGGCAACATCAATTGGGCAAAGCGGTTAAAATGCAATATTTGCAATACAAACAAGCCTGGGCACAACGAGGGTGGTGTAAg AGGAGGTCGAGCTGGAGGTTACAAAGAGCTTGATGAAGAGGAAATTGAAGAAACTAAACGCCGCCGGAGGCAGGCTGAA GATGATGGTGAGCTGTATGATGAATTTGGAAACCTTAAGAAGAAATTCCGTGCCAAAACACAGCAAGCTGAAGCTGCACGAGTGCTTCCTGGTTCAGGGCGTGCTGGTTGGGAGGTCGAGGAACTAG GGATTGACAGAGATGCTAGAGAAAAAAGCAGAGACAGAGGAAGGGACTATGATGATGGAGAGCACAGGAGCAGAGAGCAAAATGAAAAGGAGAGGCAAAGCAGTCGTAATAGAGAGAGGGACAGGGGAAGAGATCGAGACAGGGATTATGGGCGAGATCGGGACCGAAATAGACACCGATATTAA